A region of Bacteroidia bacterium DNA encodes the following proteins:
- a CDS encoding T9SS type A sorting domain-containing protein, which yields MKNKLLFSSIVFFILLFNVIAVKAQWTLQSSGTTNDLKSVYFTDANTGYAVGGHISPTSNIILKTINCGINWNTQTSGTFDIPQSVYFTDVNTGYIVGSYGLILKTVDGGTNWIAQTSGTTNSLISVFFPDANNGYAVGSYGTILKTTDGGLTWSSQASGLTIPLFSVYFIDINTGYVVGTSGTILKTTNGGVDWNSQTSGASQDLYSVFFTDANTGYVAGDNCRILKTTNGGTNWTVQIIGTNNSLRSVFFNNMDTGYVVGWPGIILKTNNGGTNWTTQTSNVTNFLYSVHFTDANTGYIVGEGGTILKTTNGGVFVEENNFQKSEICIYPNPVFNELIIENKENKEKTDFEILNSIGQVVFKGNLIEKTVVQIANFPSGVYLIKLENGKTFEFKKIVKE from the coding sequence ATGAAAAATAAATTATTGTTTTCTTCAATTGTTTTTTTTATATTACTTTTTAACGTAATAGCAGTAAAAGCACAATGGACATTACAATCAAGTGGTACAACAAATGATTTGAAGTCAGTTTATTTTACTGATGCAAATACAGGTTATGCTGTTGGAGGACATATTTCTCCGACTAGTAATATAATTCTAAAAACAATTAATTGTGGAATAAACTGGAATACACAAACAAGCGGGACATTTGATATTCCACAATCCGTCTATTTTACAGATGTCAACACTGGTTATATAGTTGGATCATATGGTCTCATTCTAAAAACAGTCGATGGTGGAACAAATTGGATTGCTCAAACAAGTGGTACAACTAATTCTTTAATTTCCGTTTTTTTTCCAGATGCAAATAATGGTTATGCTGTAGGTTCTTATGGTACAATTCTTAAAACTACCGATGGCGGTTTGACTTGGTCATCTCAAGCTAGCGGATTAACAATTCCTTTATTTTCAGTTTATTTTATTGATATAAATACGGGTTATGTTGTTGGTACTTCTGGTACAATTCTTAAAACAACCAATGGTGGTGTAGACTGGAATTCTCAAACTAGTGGAGCAAGTCAAGACTTATATTCTGTATTCTTTACCGATGCAAATACTGGTTACGTGGCAGGGGATAATTGTAGAATTCTAAAAACGACCAATGGCGGTACGAATTGGACAGTTCAAATAATTGGGACAAATAATTCCTTGCGTTCCGTTTTCTTTAACAATATGGATACAGGTTATGTAGTTGGATGGCCTGGAATTATTTTAAAAACTAACAATGGTGGTACGAACTGGACAACACAAACAAGTAATGTGACTAATTTTTTATACTCTGTTCATTTTACTGATGCTAATACAGGTTACATTGTTGGTGAAGGTGGAACAATTCTCAAAACCACTAATGGAGGTGTTTTTGTTGAAGAAAATAATTTTCAAAAATCAGAAATTTGTATTTATCCCAACCCAGTATTTAATGAATTAATCATTGAAAATAAAGAAAATAAAGAAAAAACAGATTTTGAAATTTTAAATTCAATTGGGCAAGTTGTTTTTAAAGGAAACTTAATAGAAAAAACTGTTGTACAAATAGCAAATTTTCCTTCAGGGGTTTACTTAATAAAACTTGAAAATGGTAAGACTTTTGAATTTAAGAAAATTGTAAAAGAATAA